One Tenrec ecaudatus isolate mTenEca1 chromosome 12, mTenEca1.hap1, whole genome shotgun sequence DNA segment encodes these proteins:
- the COMMD7 gene encoding COMM domain-containing protein 7 isoform X4, with amino-acid sequence MGRLHCSQDPVPEAVGGDMQQLNQLGAQQFAALTEVLFHFLTEPKEVERFLAQLSDFATTNQISLGPLRSIVKSLLLVPHGALKKGLTAEQVRADFITLGLSEDKATYFSEKWKQNSPTLAHWAIGQTLMVNQLVDMEWKFGVTSGSSELEKVGSIFLQLKLVVKKGNQTENVYIDLEFKCSFGW; translated from the exons ATGGGCCGCCTGCACTGCTCTCAGGACCCCGTGCCTGAGGCTGTGGGCGGCGACATGCAGCAGCTTAATCAGCTGGGCGCCCAG CAGTTCGCCGCCCTGACTGAAGTGCTTTTCCACTTCCTGACGGAGCCAAAAGAG gtagagcggTTTCTGGCTCAGCTCTCAGACTTCGCCACCACCAACCAGATCAGCCTCGGCCCGCTCAGAAGCATCGTGAAGAGCCTCCTGCTGGTTCCACATG gtGCCTTGAAGAAGGGGCTGACAGCGGAGCAGGTCCGGGCAGATTTCATAACTCTGG GTCTCAGTGAGGACAAAGCCACTTACTTTAGTGAAAAG TGGAAGCAGAATTCCCCCACCCTGGCTCACTGGGCCATAGGTCAGACTCTGATGGTTAACCAGCTGGTCGACATGGAGTGGAAGTTTGGAG TGACATCTGGGAGCAGCGAACTGGAGAAAGTGGGGAGTATTTTTTTACAA TTAAAGTTGGTggtaaaaaaaggaaaccaaactgAAAATGTATACATAG
- the COMMD7 gene encoding COMM domain-containing protein 7 isoform X2, with amino-acid sequence MGRLHCSQDPVPEAVGGDMQQLNQLGAQFAALTEVLFHFLTEPKEVERFLAQLSDFATTNQISLGPLRSIVKSLLLVPHGALKKGLTAEQVRADFITLGLSEDKATYFSEKWKQNSPTLAHWAIGQTLMVNQLVDMEWKFGVTSGSSELEKVGSIFLQLKLVVKKGNQTENVYIELTLPQFYSFLHEMERVRASMECFS; translated from the exons ATGGGCCGCCTGCACTGCTCTCAGGACCCCGTGCCTGAGGCTGTGGGCGGCGACATGCAGCAGCTTAATCAGCTGGGCGCCCAG TTCGCCGCCCTGACTGAAGTGCTTTTCCACTTCCTGACGGAGCCAAAAGAG gtagagcggTTTCTGGCTCAGCTCTCAGACTTCGCCACCACCAACCAGATCAGCCTCGGCCCGCTCAGAAGCATCGTGAAGAGCCTCCTGCTGGTTCCACATG gtGCCTTGAAGAAGGGGCTGACAGCGGAGCAGGTCCGGGCAGATTTCATAACTCTGG GTCTCAGTGAGGACAAAGCCACTTACTTTAGTGAAAAG TGGAAGCAGAATTCCCCCACCCTGGCTCACTGGGCCATAGGTCAGACTCTGATGGTTAACCAGCTGGTCGACATGGAGTGGAAGTTTGGAG TGACATCTGGGAGCAGCGAACTGGAGAAAGTGGGGAGTATTTTTTTACAA TTAAAGTTGGTggtaaaaaaaggaaaccaaactgAAAATGTATACATAG AACTAACCTTGCCCCAGTTCTATAGCTTCCTGCATGAGATGGAGCGCGTCCGAGCCAGCATGGAGTGCTTCAGCTGA
- the COMMD7 gene encoding COMM domain-containing protein 7 isoform X1 produces the protein MGRLHCSQDPVPEAVGGDMQQLNQLGAQQFAALTEVLFHFLTEPKEVERFLAQLSDFATTNQISLGPLRSIVKSLLLVPHGALKKGLTAEQVRADFITLGLSEDKATYFSEKWKQNSPTLAHWAIGQTLMVNQLVDMEWKFGVTSGSSELEKVGSIFLQLKLVVKKGNQTENVYIELTLPQFYSFLHEMERVRASMECFS, from the exons ATGGGCCGCCTGCACTGCTCTCAGGACCCCGTGCCTGAGGCTGTGGGCGGCGACATGCAGCAGCTTAATCAGCTGGGCGCCCAG CAGTTCGCCGCCCTGACTGAAGTGCTTTTCCACTTCCTGACGGAGCCAAAAGAG gtagagcggTTTCTGGCTCAGCTCTCAGACTTCGCCACCACCAACCAGATCAGCCTCGGCCCGCTCAGAAGCATCGTGAAGAGCCTCCTGCTGGTTCCACATG gtGCCTTGAAGAAGGGGCTGACAGCGGAGCAGGTCCGGGCAGATTTCATAACTCTGG GTCTCAGTGAGGACAAAGCCACTTACTTTAGTGAAAAG TGGAAGCAGAATTCCCCCACCCTGGCTCACTGGGCCATAGGTCAGACTCTGATGGTTAACCAGCTGGTCGACATGGAGTGGAAGTTTGGAG TGACATCTGGGAGCAGCGAACTGGAGAAAGTGGGGAGTATTTTTTTACAA TTAAAGTTGGTggtaaaaaaaggaaaccaaactgAAAATGTATACATAG AACTAACCTTGCCCCAGTTCTATAGCTTCCTGCATGAGATGGAGCGCGTCCGAGCCAGCATGGAGTGCTTCAGCTGA